The Cydia splendana chromosome Z, ilCydSple1.2, whole genome shotgun sequence genome window below encodes:
- the LOC134804596 gene encoding uncharacterized protein LOC134804596: MGVGKIPEFDVKAGNWTMYCERLEMYFLANDIKDQVKLPTLIAVMGEDAYQLLSTLASPNQPSSLTFTNAVTLLKNHLQPKPSILAERYRFRQRRQAEGESVAEYVAELKKLAKTCDFGTNLEDNLRDQLVCGIVSESTRQRLFAEDGIGYSRAVSLATTLEAAEKNAVAVDRDAKIITGVHKLEANHKCMACGEIGHKTESCKYKNFECSLCKNLGHLRRMCPEKNARFGVTETAGSQSQSRGDGVTYNGSGARGNRSAGRGGSGRGRGRGGRSGRRGTNNYWVHAHRASADAASDNGGYTSALDYSCDSDDNNEPMYQMSLSKYKPA, from the exons ATGGGCGTCGGCAAAATACCCGAGTTTGACGTGAAAGCTGGAAATTGGACTATGTACTGTGAGAGGTTAGAAATGTATTTTCTCGCGAACGATATTAAGGATCAAGTGAAGTTGCCGACACTAATCGCTGTAATGGGAGAAGATGCCTATCAATTGTTATCTACGCTAGCAAGCCCCAACCAACCTTCGTCTTTGACCTTCACTAACGCGGTGACTCTGCTAAAAAATCACTTGCAACCGAAGCCCTCCATCTTGGCCGAACGCTACAGATTTCGACAGCGGCGCCAGGCAGAGGGAGAGAGTGTAGCTGAGTACGTGGCAGAACTGAAGAAGTTAGCAAAAACATGCGATTTTGGTACCAATTTAGAAGATAATCTTCGCGACCAACTTGTTTGCGGCATTGTCAGTGAGTCGACGCGGCAAAGATTGTTTGCAGAGGACGGCATCGGCTACTCGAGGGCAGTCAGCTTGGCTACGACACTGGAGGCGGCAGAAAAGAATGCAGTCGCCGTAGATCGTGACGCTAAGATTATCACGGGTGTACATAAACTTGAAGCGAACCATAAATGTATGGCGTGCGGTGAGATTGGGCATAAAACGGAAAGCTGTAAATATAAAAACTTTGAGTGTAGTTTGTGCAAAAACTTAGGCCACTTAAGGAGGATGTGCCCTGAGAAAAATGCAAGATTCGGAGTGACGGAAACGGCGGGCAGCCAGTCACAATCACGCGGCGACGGCGTGACCTATAACGGTAGCGGAGCACGCGGTAACCGATCAGCTGGGAGAGGCGGcagcgggcgcgggcgcgggcgcggagGGCGCTCGGGCCGCCGAGGCACGAACAACTATTGGGTGCACGCGCACCGGGCATCAGCTGACGCGGCGAGCGATAACGGCGGATATACGTCGGCGCTAGACTATAGTTGTGATTCGGATGATAACAACGAACCTATGTACCAAATGTCGTTAAGCAAATATAAACCG GCATGA